Part of the Notamacropus eugenii isolate mMacEug1 chromosome 5, mMacEug1.pri_v2, whole genome shotgun sequence genome is shown below.
tcaaaTATGACCAAAACCTCCATGAGCCCATGTACTACTTCCTGGCTATGTTGTCACTCACGGACCTTGGGATGACTTTGACCACTATGCCTACAGTCCTGTGGGTTTTGTGGTTAGACTATAGAAAAATTCATCATGGTGTTTGCTTTTTACAGGCCTACATCATCCACACGCTCTCCATTGTGGAGTCAGGTGTCTTGCTTGCCATGGCCTATGACCGATTCATTGCTATTTGCAATCCTTTGAGATATACCACCATTATTACAAATTCTTGGGTGGTACAAATTGGGGTGGGGGTATTGCTAAGGGGATGTGTGTCCATTATTCCCCCAATAGTTCCTCTTCATTGGTTCCCTTACTGTCGTTCCCATATGCTCTCTCATGCCTTCTGCCTTCATCAGGATGTCATCAAACTAGCCTGTGCAGACATCACATTTAATCGTATCTACCCTGTCATTCTGGTTTTCTTGGTATTCCTTGactctctgattatccttttctccTATGTACTGATCCTAAAGACTGTCATAGGCATAGCCTCTGGAGAGGAGCAAGCCAAAGTACTCAGTACTTGTGTCTCCCACATCTCTTGTTTCATGGTCTTCTTTGCTACAGCAATTGCCCTGTCCCTCATTCATCGTTTTGGAAAGCATGTACCTCATGTAGTTCACATTGCCATGAGCTATATctactttctttttcccccattaatGAACCCCATCATATATAGcattaaaacaaaacagattcAGCAGGGAATTCTTCACATGTTCTTTCCAGGCAAATCTAGAAAGTGATTGACATAAAAGATGATGAAAACTCCTATTACCATTCCATTTTTCTCACACAGAACCCTTAGTCATTAATGGATGATTGGGAATTGAGATTTTATTCGTTGATTTAAAGTTCAAGTTAAagtgtttccaattcttagcagAAACTTCTGAGGGCATGATAGGACATCTGGGGAGAATGGCGTGGTGGTCAGCACCCCTTCCAGGTGGATAGCTGGAGTGGCCTTAATTCTAAGAATTCACAACCATTTATCCATCTGTCTCCCTTACTCTTCCCTCCATCTCACATACATCCACACTATGTCTCTGCAACTGTAGGACCACAGAATCCTAGATTCATACAagacttcagaaatcatctagtttagTTTGTCACTGAGCTGAGTTACCCTGTTCAATGAGCTGAATTACCCTGTCCAATTCCTATTGGTCAAAAAGTTTGATATCATGATATCCAAAGATAGAAGGGAAAGAGCCTATTCCACTTTCATACAGCTTTGATTTTTGGAGGATATATTATGTCAAAATCTGGCTTTGCCCTCTTTCTCCAAGTCTTCCTATAAAGGTCAGATAGGACAGGTTTAACCCTTCCTTAATGGGACAGTTcatgaaaaggttggactaaaCATTTCCTTAGATCTTTTTCAACTTTAACATTCTGTGTTTTTGTGATCTTCTAGTTTTTCAGGCCTATCACAACTGGTCTAGATATCCTCTACCTTGTAAATATccttttagaaatataaaaaaaatatttaaaaatggacAGTCCTCTAGACCATAGCAATGAacaattaattctcttttctagttatgcacactcattttctttctatattaTAGGGCACTCATTTCCTGGATTTACTAATTAATGAATGTATAAGTGAACAATGTGTATTTATGGGGGGAGGTATtaaatttcaaagtattttttagaCTAACACAAGTTTATGGAGGACTAGGTATCCTTACCTGCATAGCTGGCtttcagaagagagagaaatgtagACCCTTACCCTCAACTTTCCaaagatcaggagttcttaatatttttttaatatcaggaTCCCATTAGTAGTTTGATGAAACCTAAGGATTTCTTTTCAGAATACTGTTTgtaattcataattgaaggaaatgttcaaTTTTAACTGAAGGTTTGGATAAAAAAACCTCATCCTTATTTTCACTAAGAATATAGAGTCCCCAAAATCTATCCAAGATCCTCTTTGGAGATctacagtcagtcaacaaacatttattaagttcctactatgtgtcagacgcTGTTTTAAGTACtagaaggtaaaagacagtccctgagaACACTCAAGGATCTCAAGTAATTTGAATAACCCGATCCATCTGATTCAAGCTAAATCACAGCAGAGTGAGAAACAATGCTTACTGTTAGAGGTACATACTTGGGCAAGAGGTTCAGCTGCATGTCTgagtggggagggggacaggagaAAGAATAGATATTAATCTATGGGGTTTAGTTGAGTAGTTTCACTATCCCCTTGGGACACTTTGTGTGGGTGAGACCTGGAGCTATGGGACAGAGAGTACAAAAGAAGACACCAGAGTGGAGATGGGTTTGAGAGGTGATACACTCCGGCAATGAGAGAGGAGTTAGAGTGGTCCCAGGGAATGGGGAATGACTGTCATCTCCTGGAGATTGTGGAAAAGCACAGGAATGAGAGTCAGTTAAAGGAAACCACACTGGGAAGCAGGGAAATGTGAGTCCTTTTTGGACACCTGAAGGGAAGCTCAGGAAGCATGGGCTGCAGGCAGAAAAATGTATCATGACAAAAGCAACCCCCAAAAGGCTACAAGcttctgagagacagagagagctacTGGAAATGTGGCCTGTGGGATGGCAAAAGACAGCCAAGGAAAGAAGATACCAGGGATACCTAGGACTGAGTGGAGATAACAAAGggctggagggaaaaaaaaaatcaattctgtACAGGGAACCAGGGAAACCTGCAAGAGGGGCACTAATGTGAAGGAGCATGGACCGTCACTCCAAACCCTTACCTCATCCCAGAGCCCTATCCAGGGGCACTTCTGAACCTGATTGAGACTCATTAATAGACACTTATAATACTTGACACTTAATAATGTAATTCTCAATGGGCTCTGCTAGGAATTTGTTTGCTTCTGTTGTTCTGTAAATAAACCTATTAATACTCTAAAACTCCTGATTCTATATGTTTGCACAGAGAATTGGCAAATACATCCTGGGTGGCAGAGTTGAGGGGAAGGGATGGCATGTGCATGAAACACTGAAATTCTACGATTAGTTAGGTGAGGATGATAGgcctgaaaaatgaaaaattacttaAAGTGGCTGGGGTTCTTAGTGTCAGGAATACATTTTGACAGTAAATCACTTCCATCTcagatatacacatatctatcacACTGGAGATTTTTaacttaattaaaatttttaatttcattggctttttaattTGATTTGGTAACTTATGACACAATTCAATGAAAACACTAGTGGATTAAGTGCAAGGGttttatgaggctcaaatgagaatgCATATAATGAACTTTGAAAACCTTACAGTGCTACATAAGTGtcatttgttgtcattgttgtcgGCTTACAGGAACCAGGCCGCCAACCAGTCATGACTTCATTTCCAAACCCTTCTACTTTACTCGTGCTGAGCCCAAGCAATGTTTCTCTatgggtgtgctggtaaatatttaataaccggAGTTTCTGTACTTCTCAGGATtcattatattcatcatttcttagagcacagtagcattccactATATTTATAAACTACAGTTTTTATTAGCAATTCCCTGATCCCTAAGAcattactttgtttccaattttttgaatTAGAAGAAGtggtgttataaatattttggtgtttatggcatttttcttcttattaattgCCTCCTTGGGGTACAAGTCCGCTAGTGGCCTCTATCAAAAGGGACAGATATTTTGCTCTTTTTGCTTAATTCCACTTTTCTGATGGCATCAGGGCTTTGTCCTCCTCAAGTtctaccttagatttttttttaaaactctgtatGCCTTGAATTTTACCATCCCCCTTCAATTTTATTCCACTGATTAGCTGCTTTAATTGTTTAAGTAGTCATTGATAAGAATAATCAACAGTAGAGCATGGATCTGTGGTCATTCCACTGAAGACTCCAGTGGAATGGGGTTTTCACCCTAAGAtcgaaagggagaaagagagacaggagtaggagagagggagatcCATGGCATAAGGGATTTAGCAATTAGAATGAAGTAGGAAagatattttgattattttgataatttgtGAAATATAGTAGATTTCTGGTAacaattttaattcaattcaagctAGTTGTTTCGGTAGTCAGAAGAGACCTCCTGAAAGAATCAGACAgtctaagaaattttaaaaggaaagatagcCCTTCAATTTAATGTATAATTGATCCAAGAGACTTATGAGGAATACAGGGGAATGGgaaatgaggctggatttgaactcagatctgactccaggcccagtgttctacaCCTAGTTGTCAGCAGCATCAACAGAATCAGAACAGAGATGGAGAAGATTGCCAGGCACCTTTCTAAATTACTGATGGATGACAAGCAAGAAAGGACCAACCAACACCCAATGCCTAGGTCCCCTCTTGATTTTTCCTGTTACTTGATGGTGATGTATATTTGTGTTTCAAtggtgaaaaaacaaaacaaaacaaacaaacaaccacaAGATCCAGattactgggaatttttttttttactctagaaCATGAAGTCATCCTGTCTACTTGGCTTCTGTGACTCACCTCACTCAAGTTCCTCAAACAATGGCCACAAGATATGTCCTTTACTCTGTCCAAGAAGAAATGGTTGGAGCAGAGATGATTCAGTTCAAATCAATTCAACTTAACTCATTTTAATTCATgaaaattcagttcagttcatttgaatacatttattaagctgcTACTTTTATAAACAGCCAAGTTTTGAGGATTGGAAGATAATATAAAGTTTAGTTAAGGCTTAGGCACTGACCCATGGAACTTAAAGTTTCATTTGCCTCAGAACATCTAAATTCATgagtaaaagaaatgaaaaggccAAGAGCTACTAAGTGCCACTAAACAAATTGCCCAAAGTCCAAGGAAGGAAAGATCAATTCTTAATCTGGATCATCAGATTTCCCAGAGAAACTATCTCTGGTCCAAAAGAATTCCATTTGATCAAGGTCATAGATAAATCATATGAATTCAACATTCAACCTCTTTTCTCTGATTCAGCTTATTAACTGCACAAGACACCATTTTGTGTGGGTCTATTTTTtgttcatatatacacatgtatttgtgtTTGAATAAATCATAAGGACAAGGATTCTATAACCCATATGGATTAGAGGGGAACCCATGAGATACTCACTTGACTGGAAAGATGCCTGTGGGTCATGTTGCAGGATGtaggatggagaagagaaagaatttttgtgaAGGTAGAGAAAAGACACATATGACCCTCAGTATAGAATcagcctttcctcttctctctctgacccatttttctttcctttgatattatttaaaattcaaaGCCTTACATCCTTTGGACATAAACCTGGTCAGAATACTGAGTAAATGTAGACAAAACTCAGTAAGAAGTAGGAGACAGTGTCACTACCGGGTGATATTGAGCTgctgaatagaatagaatagggACATTTGTGCAAATGTGTTAAGAGTAGAGTTCAGCCCAGACTCCTAGTGTCTCAACTGGAATTCTGTTGATTCATAGTtgagtcaacaaatatttcttaagcacttatatattaataaaaattttgagttgGAGGGggcattagaggtcatctactccaacccccacattttccagatgaggaagtcaTGACCCAGGTatctttctcaaggtcacacagacagcgAAATTAGAGTTGGAAAAAGAGCATGGGCCCCATGACCTCAAGTTCAACCCTTAGATTGTGATACACTACCTCCTCAGGAACTGTGTTTCTTGAGGAAATAATTGCCATAAGAAGGTAAGAATATAGTAATTCAAGAATCTGATTGGAGAAATCCACACCAGACTCTTAAACTGAGACAGTCCTTGCCACCCATTAAAGGAGCAGAGCTAAGGGGAGGACAGCCACTcctctcagagtcagaaagagcttGGCAGTTGCTCCAGATCCTGCTCTGGTATCCCTAGATGTGCAAAACAACTGCAGATGATTTGGAATTGATAATACTGGGTCCTTAATAGGTCCTGGATAGGATCAGGTGACTTTTCACAGTGTCCTCAGGCTGCAAAAACACATTGAACAAACCAGGATATATGAGACCCAGGGTATCCTTGGGAAATATATGGAACAAAGGTTAAAGTAAATCATATTCAGGCCCAGTTCATGAAGGTTGGAAGAAACTCAGAAGACGAATGCTAAGAGTCATGATACACCAGAGATACAAGTGTTTTAACAGACTATGCCGGATAAGTGAGAGCAATTTTAAGGGGTGACTACTGACAGCCAATGAATGCTTTGAGGTTGCCATAAGGGAGGGCATCCAAGTCACAACCTAAAAAAGAGTATACATTGGAGGGTCTGGTGGTCAGTTACACAGTCTCTATCCACTTGTTACTTCACACCACTTTAGCATCTGAAAGCCTAATTATCCTGCTCTCTCCCTAAGGTAGAGACTAGAAAGCCTTTGGGAGGGGCTCCAGCTCATTGGTCTAGATCTAACTTGCCAAGGGCaggtggaaaggaagggagaccTTTTCCCTAGAAACTTAATGTATTGAAAGATGGAATCTCTAGGGAACTAGAGCCCTACACAAATAGCCTGCTGAGAACACTTTACAGGCTCTGAATACTAAATATTTAGCATTTCATTTGGAGCAGAGGCACCTCTGGACTCAGGTGAGAAGGGTATATGGAAATACAATAAAATCAAGGGGAAAAGGTAGTGACTGAGGACTAGCCATTCCTTGGTCTCcttaggaaagagagaaggagatcaCTGAGGTGCATGTTAAAAATTTGTCTGCTTGATGATTTGGTTTTAACAGACAGGTCAGTGTGTGGACAGGTCATGGGACTGAGGGGCAGGGCTCTGAGTAGTGGGGTCTGGTAAGGGTTAAAGCAGGAACATGTTATTTAGCTTCATTGCGATGGACTTAGGGTGTCTCTCAGGGGCTGCAACTATCTTATTAGAGCAAAATTGCCTCTTCCTTTTTAGGGCATAGGGTCAAGGAAGTACTAGATCTGGAAGTAGAACAGAGGAGTATAATCATGACATGCTTAAAAGAGTGAATAGATTGTACATCTACAGAAGAGAATTTCAATATCTATCAATTCCCTTTTCATCCaacccattatctttccctttccacTCCTCAGGTTCATCAAAGCACATACTCCATATTCCCTGCATCATATTCAGTTTAGTCTCTGTTCCTACCTCCTCTAGCACAAAGATATACATTGttcatcaaaaatgtttgttgaaggaaTTAATGGCTAAGTGGATCCATTGTTGAGTTAGGAAAGAAGAGGTTGACTATAACCTTTGAGGTCCCCAGGTCTTAAGGAGAAGGTATTCCTGAGAATGACTCTGGTAGCCCAAAATACAATGGGGAAAAGGCATCCTAAGAGGAGTGTAGGATACGATATCTTAAGAAGAGCATAGGATAAAAGATTTAAAGGTGCAAGAGAATTTGGAGATCATTGGtcattcccctcatttttcaaatgaaggaatagacacagagtttaagtgacttttcctaaGTCACAtggataatttttctttcttttctattccctctctcctggttttccctcTAGGTACTCTGATTAACACTGGTAATCATAAGATCCCTCACCTTTGGAGCTGATGTGAAAAATGAAGACAAAGTCATCAGAGAAATCCCAACAAACTGAGTCATTCACTCAGGTATTACCATTTTGGAATTTAGTTAAAGCCTTAATCATCCAGTCACTTTCCACTTTATGAGTCAGTAGGTCATTAAAAAGACTATTGGGCTATCCAAGTAGTGGGTCAAGTAGCTTGCACTTGCTCAGTCTGTCAGACAGTATCACTAGTCCCATCAAATTGAAAGAACATTTCCCTAGGTGCTTTGTCAGTGCTCTTCTGATCAGTTGCCCAGACAGTTACATGGCACAAGGGATGGAGCCCttggcccagagtcaggaaattcTGGGTTCAAACATGACATCTGACACTTATTCACTATATGAACCATGGCAAGgcactttacctctgttttcctcagtttcttcgatggtaaaatgagaacaataataacacctatcttccagggattttgtgaggatcaaataagataaaaatatttgtaatgttcttagcacagtgtcattTTATGAacacttattccctttcttccctcttggcTAACACACTAGCTCTTGTACCCTACTTGTCAGTGAAGATAGCAAAAAACTATCATTTGAAAAGCATTTGCTTTTAAACATAGAACTCTAGATCCACATTTAGTATCTGCATGATAATGAATAAACCATTTAACCCAAAAGAGTCTGAATTTTCtcaaattatgaaaatattataTGGAATAATAATTAGAGAGTCAGCAATAAGACCCAGGATCTGACACATAACTGCCTATATGAGCCTGGTCCTTGAACTTAAACATCTCTGTGCAgtagtcattttttttattgcaaGACAGTAATTTtaagagaagatgctgacctgcattaGTAAATAGAGTCTCCTCAACTAGGAGTCTCCTAGACCAATGAATTCACATGCCTTATCCCTATTCCAGGTAccttaattcatttttattaggTATAAAGCATCTTACAGGTGTAAAGAAATTTCTTTGAAAGTATTAATTTGGCATATAAATTGGACATATTAGTGTTAACATAATTGACTCTGAATTTGATAAGGGAAAATCTTTTGTTTAATTCACGTAATGATTAGGTGTACAAgaagatctttctctctctctctctctctctctctctctctctcattcatttgACCACTCAACCTCATGCAGGTTCTCTCAAAGACCcagaggatgagagagaagagaacccTGAGTTTGGTGAACTATTATAGAGATTAATccacaaagaatgagaaaaagtgCAACAACTTATTGAGGGCTCAAATTAAGGCCAAGCATCCATATATGCTCAATTtaagtaatataaaaatgtaatttacatCATTTTTCCACCATAACAAGATGAGCAGCTAATGACTTTGTGTCACTGGTTTCCTGCAGTGATAATGCTAAATTCATAAGTAACAATAACACTGAAGAACCTTTtgtataaatgaatataaattttaaCATATAAGACCTAGTTATAAATAACAAGGGATGTAATGAATATAAATTGAATTATAGACATTGATTTGCCACGTTTCCTTCAGCTACTATTACTGTGATTATGAAACAGAACTTGCAGGGGCAGTCTGATAAAAGGAACCCTGACTGCTGTTGCATCATTGATTATATACCCAACTATAATGTCCTTGAGTTGTGATTATTTACTTTTGGAATAGAAGTGTGTAGTAAATGAACGggataaataagaaacaaaaatgttGTCAGTACCTTAATGATAGGGTCTGTATAATAGGGCATAGTTTGTTTATCCTTAATTTCTATGCTAATATGGTTATTTTCCTTCAGTCCAAAATAAAACAGGACCAACTGTGTTGCTGACATGATAAATTGGTGGAATAACAAACAGGTCAAAGGAAAGCCCTGTATAGCTGTGGCCACTGCAATAAGGGAATCCTCTTCTTGATCTGCAGGATTCTCACTATGTGGCTCAATATCAGCTCTACACCCTTCCATCTGACTGGCTTTCCAGGCTTGGAGGAAGCTCATCACTGGATTTCCATCCCTTTCTTTGCTGTGTACAcctttgtgattctgggcaatggcatcctcctctttctcatctggGATGACCGCAGTCTCCATGAGCCCATGTACTATTTCCTAGCCATGCTGGCGGCCACTGATCTTGGAGTGACTATGACTACAATGCCTACTGTACTGGGGGTCCTGTGGTTAGATCACAGGGAGATTGGCCATGGTTTCTGCTTCTCTCAAGCCTACTTTATCCATTCACTTGCTATAGTGGAATCAGGTGTGTTGCTTGCCATGGCTTATGATCGATTCATTGCCATTAGAAATCCCCTGAGATACTCATCTATCCTCACCAACACCAAAGTGGtaaagatgggggtgggggcacTCCTAAGAGGCTGTTTGACTATAATTCCACCAATAGTGCCCCTCCATTGGTTTCCTTACTGCCGTTCCCATGTTCTCTCTCATGCTTTCTGCCTCCACCAGGATGTCATCAAACTGGCCTGTGCAGACATCACCTTCAATCACATCTACCCAGTAGTTCTGGTTTCATTTACTGTATTCCTAGATTCCTTGATCATCCTTTTCTCTTATATCCTAATCCTAAAGACAGTCACGGGCATTGCCTCAGGAAAGGAGAGGACCAAAGCCCTTAACACCTGCATCTCCCACATCTACTGTGTTCTGATCTTCTGTGTCACAATGATTGGCTTGTCTCTCATCCACCGTTTTGGAAAGTATGTGCCGCATGTGGTTCACATTGCAATGAGCTATgtccatttcctctttcctccattaATGAACCCTATCATCTATAGCATCAGAACCAAGCAGATTCAGCGTGGCATTCTTCGTAAGCTCTCTCTGTGCAAATCCAAGGTCTAATCAGTGCTCCTTGGGCTCTCCCACACAGGCAAGTAGGGTCAATAATTTTCTGTCAATAGGAGCTCATTATGCTCTTAGAAGCACTCAGGACATTTAGCCATGAAGAAATGCTTAGTAGCTTCTCATTAGGATTCATTGCTTTCATAACATATTACAGAGCTACAGTCTACACTTAGTTTTGAAATGTGAGGTTAAATAACTCAACTGTATGTTGAAATTCACTGAAAATCATGATAATGATTTAATATTAGAGGGAAGGACTATGTCTCCCCTGCATCCCAGGATATTCCTGAGGATATTTGCTATCCTTCACTAGGTTCAGATATTCCCCAGTAAAACGTCTTGCCTTCTAGACTATTCATGGGTTCTGTGAATATAATGATCTTGCTCTTCACTTGACCAAATGGGCTTAAGAGTGTAGGCCAGGCATGTCTATACACTTAAAATTCAGGATTCCTGAAGCTAAGACCACAACTTTCCAAAAGTGGTCTGAATGTAGTGGCTGTGTCTTATTTTTGTCCCTTCCCTTCAAACTGCTAGTTCCAATCTCCCTGCAAAGAATATAATATCATTTATTCTTACTGTGATATCTGAAATCATACCACTTCTGGATACTTCTCACAGGATATGCAGTGAACAGGTTGGGGGTTAGGTTGGAGTGAGGGAAGAATTTACTTCTAGTAGATTACCAGCCATTCAGTTTTATCCATCTTCTTGAATTACATACCTCCATACACTATATGAGTATACTGAACTTTCTAGTATTCCAGAAATGCAGATTTGAATACCTTACAAGTCATTTAATGCAATAAATACTTGCCTTAAATCCCCTAAAACACCTCATCAAACCAATCTATCAGTGTCTGTTTAAAGACCTATAGTTCCTGTAATGGGAGAGGACATTATATAGATATATCAGGTCCAAAGAGAACCTGTTTCATACAGTCAAGAGCTCTGATTCTTAACGTCTCTCTTCTTACATCATTCTAAAAATTGCATTTCTCTGcctttcatttttcctcccatttttgCAATTTGGGGGTGGATAGAAAGagttccttccctctttcatggTTTACCTCTTCAAGCATTTGGAGACTGTGAACATTTCACTCTTGAGTCTAATCTTAGTTCTGGCTAAACATTAAACTTGTCCTGATTGAAAAACAAACATATgatcaaacaaatgaaaaaaaaaaaaacttcctgacTCCTAGATTTATCTGAAGGTCAACAGTTACTATGGTCAGCATTTCAAGGTAATAGATTCACctttactggaggtcttcagaaAAAATGCTGAATGACTGCCTGTCAGGTATATTGTGGAAGGAAATCTTTTCCATgtataggttggactaaatgCCCTCTGCATTCTTCTGAAGTTCTGGGTTTGTGTCATCCTTTATTATAAGATTGGCTGACATTTTGGTGATCCTAGAGAAGACTGGGAAGTGACCTGGGAAGGAAAGTGCCTTTGTGTAGGCCGAGAAAGCTGTAGGGAAGTGAATGTCAGGAAGCATGGGAGGTAACAGGACAATTCAGGGTCACTGAAGGAACCTATAATTGGAAGCTGCATATTTGCAACTCAGGGGAACTGCTGAAAGTATGGACTATGGGAAGAACAAGGAAACATGGAGCCACGTGCTGAGAGAGGAGACATGTGGAATACAAGTAGACTAAAGCAAGATGGCAAAACACATCCATGACAAGGAGAAGCTACCAGTGATTTCTGAGAT
Proteins encoded:
- the LOC140504837 gene encoding olfactory receptor 51B6-like isoform X1, whose amino-acid sequence is MWLNISSTPFHLTGFPGLEEAHHWISIPFFAVYTFVILGNGILLFLIWDDRSLHEPMYYFLAMLAATDLGVTMTTMPTVLGVLWLDHREIGHGFCFSQAYFIHSLAIVESGVLLAMAYDRFIAIRNPLRYSSILTNTKVVKMGVGALLRGCLTIIPPIVPLHWFPYCRSHVLSHAFCLHQDVIKLACADITFNHIYPVVLVSFTVFLDSLIILFSYILILKTVTGIASGKERTKALNTCISHIYCVLIFCVTMIGLSLIHRFGKYVPHVVHIAMSYVHFLFPPLMNPIIYSIRTKQIQRGILRKLSLCKSKV
- the LOC140507582 gene encoding olfactory receptor 51B6-like, which encodes MSLNVSSAPFLLTGFPGLEQAHHWISIPFFAVYFSVILGNGTLLFLIKYDQNLHEPMYYFLAMLSLTDLGMTLTTMPTVLWVLWLDYRKIHHGVCFLQAYIIHTLSIVESGVLLAMAYDRFIAICNPLRYTTIITNSWVVQIGVGVLLRGCVSIIPPIVPLHWFPYCRSHMLSHAFCLHQDVIKLACADITFNRIYPVILVFLVFLDSLIILFSYVLILKTVIGIASGEEQAKVLSTCVSHISCFMVFFATAIALSLIHRFGKHVPHVVHIAMSYIYFLFPPLMNPIIYSIKTKQIQQGILHMFFPGKSRK
- the LOC140504837 gene encoding olfactory receptor 51B6-like isoform X2 → MWLNISSTPFHLTGFPGLEEAHHWISIPFFAVYTFVILGNGILLFLIWDDRSLHEPMYYFLAMLAATDLGVTMTTMPTVLGVLWLDHREIGHGFCFSQAYFIHSLAIVESGVLLAMAYDRFIAIRNPLRYSSILTNTKVVKMGVGALLRGCLTIIPPIVPLHWFPYCRSHVLSHAFCLHQDVIKLACADITFNHIYPVVLVSFTVFLDSLIILFSYILILKTVTGIASGKERTKALNTCISHIYCVLIFCVTMIGLSLIHRFGKYVPHVVHIAMSYVHFLFPPLMNPIIYSIRTKQIQRGILRKLSLPFSQVKCFTSLKPLKD